The following is a genomic window from Quercus lobata isolate SW786 unplaced genomic scaffold, ValleyOak3.0 Primary Assembly Scq3eQI_2007, whole genome shotgun sequence.
AAAATTGCAAAAAGGCATTCAAGGTATGAAAAAAGAGTAACAGCAACAAGAAAGAAAACTAGATCATTGGAATCAAACAACATTTCCCCAGAAGCCAAAAGAAGATTATGATGGAAGGAATCAAAGGAATAGTAGTacctggtggtggtggtggtggaagaGTTGGTGTGGGTGAAGAAGACATGGGAGATGGAATGCAATGCAGTGACCATCCATACAGAAACAACCCAGGTGGGATCTGTGCCTTTTGTCTTCAAGAAAAGCTTGGCAAGCTTGTATCTTCATCTTTTCCATTACCTATTCGTggctcttcctcttcttcttcatctccttcttTTAGATCTGATATTGGTAATGCTGGTGCTTGTGTTGGTgctggttcttcttcttcactctcAATCCGACCGTCATCATCAACAAGAGGAGTCAATGATGGTGGCAACAAAGATAGTCATTTTCATCATCATGAGTATTACAATACTAGGCGGGCCAGGATCCCTTTTCTTTTGgctaagaagaagaagaaagttacATCAGATCGTGGTGGTGCAGCACCTGCGGATATTGTTTTCAAGCGAAGCAAGTCCACTGCAACTCCTAGGAGAAGAAACCAGTTCTTGAATGCTGAGGATGGTGATGAAGACTTTAGCCCAAGAAAAAGAGGTGGCTTTTGGTCATTTCTCtacttttctacttcttcttcatcaaagCCTAGTGGTTCCAGGACAACGGACAGAAGCTTCAGAGACGACAatagcaacagcaacagcaacagcaactcAAGGATATCAACTTTGACAACAGGGCCAACAACAAATGGTTCTAACAATAAGCAGAAAGAGAAGTGCCATCTTGGGTCTTCTTCTTTGGGAAAGAAAAGTGACATTGTGGAAGATGATGAAAGTCCTAATAGCCAAGCCACTGCTTCAGCCTCTTCCTTTGAGCGTAAAGTTTCAAGATCCAGATCTGTTGGGTGTGGAAGTAGGAGCTTCTCTGGTGACTTCTTTGAGAGAATCTCAACTGGGTTTGGAGACTGCACTCTAAGAAGAGTGGAGTCTCAGC
Proteins encoded in this region:
- the LOC115973300 gene encoding uncharacterized protein LOC115973300, whose product is MMEGIKGIVVPGGGGGGRVGVGEEDMGDGMQCSDHPYRNNPGGICAFCLQEKLGKLVSSSFPLPIRGSSSSSSSPSFRSDIGNAGACVGAGSSSSLSIRPSSSTRGVNDGGNKDSHFHHHEYYNTRRARIPFLLAKKKKKVTSDRGGAAPADIVFKRSKSTATPRRRNQFLNAEDGDEDFSPRKRGGFWSFLYFSTSSSSKPSGSRTTDRSFRDDNSNSNSNSNSRISTLTTGPTTNGSNNKQKEKCHLGSSSLGKKSDIVEDDESPNSQATASASSFERKVSRSRSVGCGSRSFSGDFFERISTGFGDCTLRRVESQREGKPKSTSSAVHMKERVKCGGLFGGFMITSSSSSSSSSSYWDHMNNNNGKSAVGAGGSTSASSLVHGRSKSWGWAFASPMRAFSKPISKDGKRDIIRQASDKNTNPNLAAIPSLLAVRG